The DNA sequence TCCACCACCGGATTTTCTCAGAATTAGCAATTGAATTACCAAAAGCCACGCCTTGCGATCCTGCTTGTGCTGTTTATTTACCTGGAGAACAAACACCTATTAATGTTTGGCGCGCTCCCGAAAAATGGCAAGAAGAACGGCAAAGGCAGTTTCCAGGCAGTGAGCCTTTTTGGCAGTTAATAGCAGCATTATTTAAAGCAAGTTGGGAATTTCAAGGACGCAACCCGGTACTACCACCCCGCAACCTTTGGGATTTGTCGCAACTAATTAAAGCCGTACGTCCAGGTACATTAATTACTGTGCCTTATACCTTATTTACAGTTGGTGATGCTTTGCGTGCCTATGGGCTAGAAAATGATAGGCGTTTGCGCACATTTTTGGATTTGCAACTGAAGTTATATTCTCAGGTGAATGCAGAGGAAACTGCTTTACTTTACGCGGCTACGGCATTGAACGTATCACAACAACCGCAAGGATTATTTCATCTCCAAGGTAGTATGCAGGTACTGAGCGATCGCCTAGTAGAAGCCCTCGAAAGAGATGGCGGAAAGTTGTTAATGCGCCATAGTGTCGAACAAATTATCGTCAAGCATGGCAAAGCAACGGCAGTGATAATTCGCGATCGCCAAACTGGGGAAGTGTGGACAGAACCAGCAGATTGCATAGTTGCTAATGTTACCGTCCAAAATTTAATGCAATTGCTAAGTAAAAAAGCGCCCCGTGGATATCAAAAGCGCGTGCAAAAATTACCACCCGCATCAGGTGCTTTTGTAGTGTATTTAGGTGTAGATGAAAGCGCTATTCCACTTGAATGTCCACCCCACCTACAGTTTATGTATGATCTGAATGGCCCGCTTGGTGAGAATAATTCTTTGTTTGTATCCGTTAGTCATCCAGGGGATGGTCGTGCGCCTGCCGGAAGAAGCACAATTATTGCATCCACTTTTGTAGATCCGCAAAATTGGTGGCACACAGAAGATTATCAAGGTTTAAAGAAAAAGTATACAGAAGATGCGATCGCTCGCCTTGCTCAATTCTTCTACTTGAAACCAGAAACTATTATTCATGTAGAATCAGCAACACCCCGCACATTTGCAAAGTTCACAGCACGCGAGCAAGGAATTGTTGGTGGTATTGGTCAAAGAATACCTACGTTTGGGCCTTTTGGTTTTGCCAATCGTACACCCATCAATCATTTGTGGTTAGTTGGTGACTCAACCCATCCCGGTGAAGGTACCGCAGGCGTCAGTTACTCTGCACTGACAGTAGTCAAGCAAATAGAAGCAGAATTTAAAAGGAGTTAGTGTGAGATGCCCTATACCAGCTTATAGCAGGTAATGAAAACCTATCTTCTCTAGCCCCTAGCCCCTAATTTTAAGAGGCTACATATAGCTAACCTGAGAATGGGAATGGGAAGCCTTTTGAATTTCTTCTTTAATACTGTCGATGTCAATGAAGCAATCAGCAACATTAATCAAGCTTTCGCTAGTCATAGAACGCAAACTGACAACCTCTACCCTTACTCCTTTGTAGGAGACAGCGTTAACAGCATAAGCAAGGTCTCCATCCCCGCTCACTAAAACCACAGTATCGCAGTAGGGAGCTAAAGTCATCATATCTACAGCAAGTTCCACTTCCAAATTGGCTTTTTTAGAACCATCAGGAAATTGCACTACATCTTTGGTGACTACACGATAACCATTACGACGCATCCATAATAGAAAACCCTGCTGTTTTTCATTGGTGCGATCCACTCCAGTGTAGAAGAAAGCACGCAAAAGTTTGCCACCTTTTGCTAGATGGCAAAGTAATTTTGAATAATCAATTTCAATACCTAGTTGCAAAGCCGCATAAAATAAGTTTGAACCATCAATCAGAACAACTACTCGACCGCGATTTGAGACATTGCAAATCGATTCTTCACTAGAAATATCTGGCATTTCGATGTTGTCATCTTGAAAACTCGTTTCAAGCAAATTTGGTTCTTGATATAGCGGTTGCTGTTTCCATCCTTGATTTTGATTGTTTTTTTTGTTAAAATTAGCAATAGTCATTATTACCTCTAAATGTAAATTCAAGAAATTTGTTAAGACAAATTGTCAATGAAAGACTGTGATTGTTAGCGCAAAGGCACATTCAGCTTTCTTACAGTTTGTCAAAGTTTTGTTTGAGTGTGGACTTGCTCAATATAGAGTGTCACATTACAACTACTTGGCCAAAGATGATAGCTCATATTTTATATAAAGAACAATCTATGCCAGATGAGAAAATCGGCAGGAGATATTGTCAGTAGCTTTGTGTAGCAATTAAATCCCTTTTATAACATATGTAACGTAAATGCAAACTAGTGTTCTAAACTTTACAGCACTGTAGTCTGTGCCTGGTAAATCTGTTTTACCCCTATTAGCATAAAAATTCATTCTAGTTCATTGTCGACTTGACTGTGGGGCAGGTAATACAGATTCAGAGTTCCAACCTTTGAACTATCATCAGGTTATACGATTTTGGATACTTCGATAAGCTCAGTACAAGTTTTGGAAATGGAATTGAAAATTGCCTTCTATCTTCGGGTTCCGGTAATCCATCTGCCCTGAATCAATTTTTCAATTGGTGTGAGGAGATACCACAAATATTAAGTCTCTAACTAACGGCTTTTTCACCGCAAGCAACAAATGCAAGAAACACCTCTGTTGCCTTTCCTTCTACCATCTGCCCTCTGCCTTTGTTAACAGACAAATTGAATGTTACTGTCCTTCAATCATCAACGGTGTTGGTAACTGCGTTGATGGCGGTGGTGGCTGAAACTGTGGTTGAGGTTTAGGATTAAGTAGCTCACGCCATGTCCGGATTTGCTCTTGTGCTTCGCTATAAGCAGCTGTGCTACGGGGAATTAGTTTAGCCGTTTCAATTCCTTTCAAGATATCAGACTCGCTTTGAGAGCGTGCTGTCTGCAATATTTGCTGGCTCCATTGATCAATAGCTATATTAACGTCGGTTCTTAAAAAACTAGTAACAGGCACCCGATTAGCCAATCGAATTGCCTCTGCCAGAGCTTCTGGATTGGCAGCCAGTGCTACTTCCCGTGCTTTTCTCCAATTCTCTGTTGCGTCAATTTGTCCTTGCCAATCATCAATTGCTGTTTGTGCTTCGCCAGAAAGTGCTCTTCCTGGTGCAATTTGTCGTGCAACCGTAATCGCACCGGAAAGGTTGCCAAGGCTAGCCAAATTCCTGGCTTGATCTAGGAAGGGTTGATCTTGAATACGCTGAACCTTCGCTGTCCAATTGGCAATTTTTCTTCTCGCTTCTCGATACAATGCACGACCGCGAGAAATCTGACTTGCTTCGGCGATCGCGGCTTGCAAGGAGTTAACATCCTCTAAGACAGCTATTTGTTCAGCACGATCTAGATATGGTCTATCTTCAATAGTCTGGATCTGTGCAACCCAGCCATTAATTTCTTGTTTTGCCTCTTGCGCGCGGGGATTAGCATCGGGAATTTGTTGTGCTTCAGTAATCGCTGCTGCCAAATCGGGAATTGAGCCTTGCAGAGCTAGCGATCGCGCTCTATCTAGCCTGACGACATCTTCAATTTCTAGCTGCCAGAAAGCAATCAACTGCTGTGCTTTTTCATAACTCGGTCTTGATGAATCAATTTGGCTAGCTTGAGCAATTGCAGTCTCTAAACCGGCTACATTACCTACCCAGGCATTTCTTTGCGCCTCAGCCAAAGCAATAAAGTCTTCAGTTTCCAATTCTAATCCGGTAATGGGAGGAATTTGTTGGGCAATGGAAATAGCTTCGTCCGCATTGCGCTGGTCTAATTTTTGCTGCGCCAACTCCAACATTTTGCGTCCAAAATTGGGAATTGTTTCTTGAGCCTTCTGATAAACGTAACTGCTTTTTTCTATAGACTCTACCAGCTTGATCGCTTTGATTAAATTGTCCACATTGCCGCTTTGTGCCAGTCCTTCGGCTTTTGCCAATTTTTCGCCGTCTTCCCTAGCTACAGTAATCAAACGATTTAATTCGTCATATTTAATACTTGCCCAGAATCTATTATCTACCCGCAGTAATTTTGCAGCAGTCATAAATGCGTCGTGCCATTTCTGATCGCGCATTTTAGCTTCTGCTTCATTGTAGGTGTTTTCTGCGTCCGACCAAATTGATTGCCAGTTGGAGATTTCTTCTTCTACGAGTTTGTATGCAGGTACATCTTCTGGTATTTGACGAACTGTGGCGATCGCTTCTTCTAACTTACCGACGTGGAAACTTTCCGCAGCCAACTTTACAATATCTCGCGACCATTCTTCAATAAAACGGTCTATTTCCGGTCGCAGTGGGTGGCTTCTTGGCAATTGTTTAACTAGGGCGATCGCTTGTAACAGATCTTTTACTGTTTGTTTAGAAGCTGCTAGTTGAGCACAGTGCAATCTTACCGAAGCACTAGCAAGAGGCCAGAAAA is a window from the Chlorogloeopsis sp. ULAP01 genome containing:
- a CDS encoding NYN domain-containing protein, with translation MTIANFNKKNNQNQGWKQQPLYQEPNLLETSFQDDNIEMPDISSEESICNVSNRGRVVVLIDGSNLFYAALQLGIEIDYSKLLCHLAKGGKLLRAFFYTGVDRTNEKQQGFLLWMRRNGYRVVTKDVVQFPDGSKKANLEVELAVDMMTLAPYCDTVVLVSGDGDLAYAVNAVSYKGVRVEVVSLRSMTSESLINVADCFIDIDSIKEEIQKASHSHSQVSYM
- a CDS encoding chromosome segregation ATPase, coding for MTERDIPESWSQDGNMQPDPITRLSQSKQGVPANGSTSKSAKRSKRSNLEPASLEDELHSQTTLPPSRSSKKLPRWVKSWVLWVLLLTIIPGTVAFMAMAMLLKLPAAPNCPAIFWPLASASVRLHCAQLAASKQTVKDLLQAIALVKQLPRSHPLRPEIDRFIEEWSRDIVKLAAESFHVGKLEEAIATVRQIPEDVPAYKLVEEEISNWQSIWSDAENTYNEAEAKMRDQKWHDAFMTAAKLLRVDNRFWASIKYDELNRLITVAREDGEKLAKAEGLAQSGNVDNLIKAIKLVESIEKSSYVYQKAQETIPNFGRKMLELAQQKLDQRNADEAISIAQQIPPITGLELETEDFIALAEAQRNAWVGNVAGLETAIAQASQIDSSRPSYEKAQQLIAFWQLEIEDVVRLDRARSLALQGSIPDLAAAITEAQQIPDANPRAQEAKQEINGWVAQIQTIEDRPYLDRAEQIAVLEDVNSLQAAIAEASQISRGRALYREARRKIANWTAKVQRIQDQPFLDQARNLASLGNLSGAITVARQIAPGRALSGEAQTAIDDWQGQIDATENWRKAREVALAANPEALAEAIRLANRVPVTSFLRTDVNIAIDQWSQQILQTARSQSESDILKGIETAKLIPRSTAAYSEAQEQIRTWRELLNPKPQPQFQPPPPSTQLPTPLMIEGQ
- the crtD gene encoding C-3',4' desaturase CrtD — translated: MTSRKNKSRAIVIGAGIGGLTAGALLAHRGYSVLILDQALVPGGCASTFKRKGFTFDVGATQVAGLEPGGIHHRIFSELAIELPKATPCDPACAVYLPGEQTPINVWRAPEKWQEERQRQFPGSEPFWQLIAALFKASWEFQGRNPVLPPRNLWDLSQLIKAVRPGTLITVPYTLFTVGDALRAYGLENDRRLRTFLDLQLKLYSQVNAEETALLYAATALNVSQQPQGLFHLQGSMQVLSDRLVEALERDGGKLLMRHSVEQIIVKHGKATAVIIRDRQTGEVWTEPADCIVANVTVQNLMQLLSKKAPRGYQKRVQKLPPASGAFVVYLGVDESAIPLECPPHLQFMYDLNGPLGENNSLFVSVSHPGDGRAPAGRSTIIASTFVDPQNWWHTEDYQGLKKKYTEDAIARLAQFFYLKPETIIHVESATPRTFAKFTAREQGIVGGIGQRIPTFGPFGFANRTPINHLWLVGDSTHPGEGTAGVSYSALTVVKQIEAEFKRS